The DNA region ACGGTTGTAATCTACATAGGAACGATTTATGGAAGGATCATGAGAGTGAATTAGTTTTCCCGCATCCTCTTCCATATGAATTCTTGTGAGAGGAATGAATTTTTCTTCTGTTTCCCCTTTTAATTTAATATGGACTCCACCTTGGGTTGCATAAGGTTTATCAAACTGAGAAATCTGGTAACCTTTTGGCAAATCGGGGTAAAAATAATTTTTACGATCAAATTTTGTAAACCTTGTGATTTCACATCCAAGGGCCACACCGGCACGCACTGCTTTTTCCAAAACAACTTCGTTTAACACTGGCAATGTGCCAGGTAAAGCCACACAAAGTGTAGAAATATGAGTATTGGGACTACCACCGAATTCATTCGTAGCTGTGGAAAATATTTTTGATAGAGTATTGAGCTGGACGTGAACTTCCAGACCGATGATGACTTCGTATTCCATGGGTTTGAAAACAGGATTTTCCCGGAAAATGAACCTGGCAATTCAATTTCCGAGGGAAATCAATCCAGAGGGTCAGGGGCCGATTGCATTACCAATTTATAGAGGTTTTTTTGCTCCCGAGAAATGCTAATTTCGCCAGTTTGGTGCAGTTTTTTCGTAAACTCCGAAAGGTCTCTCACACGGGCCTCAAAGGCGATTCCAATTTTTTTATCTTCAAGGGCAATATGTGACAAAAGCCAATTTCTGAGATCCTGCACCAAATGCAAACCAGCACGCGGATTTCCTAATTTGAATTCATCGTTTCTCGTTTTGATAAATTCGATAAAACGTTTGTGTTGGTTCATGTGTTGTACCACATCCGTATACCGGAAGTATCTCATAATTTTGTCTTCCACACTAAAATGATCTTTTGTATAATCAATGGCTGCTGCTATAACTTTATGAAAAGTTTCACTGGAACCATCACCTAACTTCAATGAATTGTCTAACTCAACAATCATCTTCAAAAGCCAAACATGTTGTAAGTCAATGATAGGAATACCAGTAGACAAGTTATAAGTTTTCCAGATGTTTCTAATTTCTTGGATGATATCAATGGACTGTTCGTGTAGGTTTATATGAGTTGTATCCACTTGTACAATGTTTTGATATATCAAAAGTTGTTCTTTGGAAATTGGATATTTACCAGATTTTAGTATTTCATTACAGTAAGATTTTAAATCGAGACCACTTGCTTTGAAAAATTCTGCATAATCGGTATCATCATGTAAGATATGTTGAAATAACCATTTTTTCAGGATTTGTAAAATTCCCAAAGCTGCCATTTGGTTATTTTTTGCTTCGTAATATTTTTCCGTTAAACGTTCGACAAATTGACGATGGCCTTGTACATGTTCTTTATATTTTGGATAGTTAAAATGTTCCAAAATATCTTCTTCTAAAGTAAAATGTTCTGAAACATAATCCAATGCTTTTCGAAAAGAAGAATGAACATCAACGTCAGAACCATCTTTTTCAGATTCGACAATCGTTTCTTCCAATTCCAAGATAATATGAACCAACCAAACATGTTGTAAGTCAATGATAGGGATTCCGAGATGGAATGGCTCACTTAACCAAGTGATTCTTAAGGA from Leptospira noumeaensis includes:
- a CDS encoding bacteriohemerythrin; the protein is MQKDYSAHLDSLRITWLSEPFHLGIPIIDLQHVWLVHIILELEETIVESEKDGSDVDVHSSFRKALDYVSEHFTLEEDILEHFNYPKYKEHVQGHRQFVERLTEKYYEAKNNQMAALGILQILKKWLFQHILHDDTDYAEFFKASGLDLKSYCNEILKSGKYPISKEQLLIYQNIVQVDTTHINLHEQSIDIIQEIRNIWKTYNLSTGIPIIDLQHVWLLKMIVELDNSLKLGDGSSETFHKVIAAAIDYTKDHFSVEDKIMRYFRYTDVVQHMNQHKRFIEFIKTRNDEFKLGNPRAGLHLVQDLRNWLLSHIALEDKKIGIAFEARVRDLSEFTKKLHQTGEISISREQKNLYKLVMQSAPDPLD